The proteins below come from a single Tenuifilum thalassicum genomic window:
- the ndk gene encoding nucleoside-diphosphate kinase: MNTRFTFCMIKPDAFKNDTVSDILLEILKAGFKIRGIKITMLTKAKAEEFYDIHKGKEFFDRLTTFMSSGPVMAMVLEKPDAVESLRKLIGKTNPAEAEEGTIRNRFGTDTTHNTVHAADSYEHAEREWSFFFSKREIY; the protein is encoded by the coding sequence GATGCGTTTAAAAACGATACGGTAAGCGATATTCTCTTAGAGATTTTAAAGGCGGGGTTTAAAATAAGAGGGATTAAGATTACTATGCTTACCAAGGCGAAAGCAGAGGAGTTTTACGATATACATAAGGGGAAAGAGTTTTTTGACAGGTTAACAACCTTTATGAGTTCGGGTCCTGTAATGGCTATGGTCCTTGAAAAACCTGATGCGGTTGAGTCGCTTCGGAAACTCATTGGAAAGACCAATCCAGCTGAGGCAGAAGAGGGTACAATCAGGAATAGATTCGGAACTGACACTACTCACAATACAGTACATGCTGCCGACAGCTATGAGCATGCCGAACGTGAGTGGAGTTTCTTCTTCTCAAAACGTGAGATTTACTAA